A DNA window from Trypanosoma brucei brucei TREU927 chromosome 10, whole genome shotgun sequence contains the following coding sequences:
- a CDS encoding RNA polymerase III C11 subunit, putative (contains TFIIS domain; similar to DNA-directed RNA polymerases III 12.5 kDa polypeptide (EC 2.7.7.6) (Swiss-Prot:Q04307) (Saccharomyces cerevisiae)) produces MFFCPFCGTLLLIEPAYPCNRFSCSSCRYVVPIQSRRPLTINHSFLKYNKVVDDDDEKGSSNTVKRGVKEEEEVDGGQVITVRCQNDEKQCDGDRAHYVQIQMRSADEPATTFFKCLKCGFQWKQD; encoded by the coding sequence ATGTTTTTCTGTCCATTCTGTGGAACGCTACTGTTGATTGAGCCGGCCTATCCGTGCAATCGTTTCTCATGCTCCAGCTGCCGGTACGTCGTGCCAATTCAGTCACGGCGCCCGCTCACTATTAATCATTCGTTCCTAAAGTACAATAAGGTTGtggatgatgacgatgagaAGGGAAGCTCAAATACGGTGAAACGAGGCgtgaaagaggaggaagaggtggATGGAGGCCAGGTGATTACTGTGCGTTGTCAGAATGATGAGAAGCAGTGCGATGGCGACCGGGCACACTACGTGCAGATACAGATGCGCTCCGCTGATGAACCGGCAACAACGTTCTTCAAGTGTTTGAAGTGTGGCTTCCAGTGGAAGCAGGATTAG